The genomic window TCTATATCCTGCACCCCACCTAGAATGTAAGCACTGCAGGGAcaggggctctgttctgttttgttcacaCTATCTTCACAGCCTATACCTATGCTTGAGACAGAGTAGGAATCCAAGTAACAATTtttacttcatattttttttagagatggaggtcttactatgttgcccaggctggcctcaaattcctgggctctagcaaccctcccgcctcagcctccagagtagctgggactacagatgtgtaccatTGCACCTGACTcaaattcaataattatttgctgaattaaagaatgaattaatggaGTCTCTCCTCTCATAAACGTTTTAACTGAAAACATTTTATGCCAGTATTTCTAATTGCTAATATAATGGTAATAGTGGGTACAAACAGGGTAGGATTTTTTAAAGGCAGTTCTATAAATAATGAGCAAGTAAATAActgaaagacaaagaataaagCATCTTACCAAACTAGGAGCCCCAGAAGACAACCCCAGCCAACACCAGTTTACTTTTCTTCCAGCGTTAGTCCTCAGCCAGAGGCCAGTGAGGCTACCAGATAATAAGAATCAGCAGAGGTGCTTATAGATTTTGATTCTTAGTTTTCATTCTACAGATTACCACTCTAAAGCTTTCTCCATTTCTCCTCCAAAAATGGTTCCAGCAGTTAAAAAATAATCCTTAGCTTCTGGAAAGACATTTTCCCCCATCCTTCCTCATTCCCAGGTCCTCAGGGTACCACCTACCTGTGATTTTACCCAGACTGGTTTTCTGGAAGTCAGGGTTCCTCAGCTCTTCAGTACTTGCAGATTTCATGACAGAGTTGATAGACGACAGGGTGCTGATGAGCTGAGAGTTGAGGGAGCCAATCTGTGAGTGAGGCTCCCCAAAAGCTTCTGCCAGTTCACTATAGTTCTCAGCCAGCAGTGTCTGCTGTTCTGCCAGCAGCTTCTGGATGCGCTCAATGTAGTGATCCAGGCCGGTCATCATTCCAGGTGAAGCCTGGGGCTGGGGGTTCTCCAGAGACTCCCCTACAGGGTCATCCCCAACCCCCACGCTCCTTCTGCTGGCTGTCAGCCCCACAGTCAACTGTGGTGGCCCACAAGCTATGGTCCTCATTTTGAGACCAACCAGATAGTTGTCGTTAATATTTATCTGCCCCACGCCTGACTCTTTGGTCTTCACAGCTGATGGCCTGTCAAACCCAGAATGGCCAGAAAGCAACGTTCCAACACCAATGGACCGCGTCTTGGTGGAGGAGTTGATGTCCTTGACACGGCCTTCTCCTACAGCTACTGTCCGCGTCTCCACAGTCTGGGTGCTGGTCTGCTTGTCCAAAGTGCTTAGGCAAGTGTTGGTGCAGGACTCTATGAGGGTGGCCGTCTCGGTGTTGGTGAACTGGTGCACCTGTTCCAAATCTGTGCTAGTGTTCTGGTCTGCAGTATGAGGCACTGCCATGACGGCAGCTTCCACCTGGCTAACAGCCTCAGTGTTCACGCCCCGGGAGGTGCACTCCTTTGGACAGCAGACAGTCACGTCAACAGAACAATCTCCACAACCGATTGACCGCACTTCTTTGAGATTCAAGTTTGTCTTGAGGAGTGTGAGGTCATTCACAGACTCCTCTGTGTTGCTGCCTGTTTCGCAGACGCTGACTTCCACACTCACACTCTTGTCACACATTTCCACAGACCTCCCAACACATTGGTCGTGCATTTCCACCCTCTCCTTAACAATCCACCAATTCATAGGCAGCTCAGGCCCTACGACTTTATTCTTACATTCGGGCTGGCAGGAGATGCCTACACTGTTTGTTTCCACAGAGGTCCCAACACACGTGTCCACCAGGTCTGTGTGACTGCCGACCATTTGGTCTCTGGTTTGCACCACTGCCTCCACCACCTTACTGAAAACAAGCGGCTGGGCCATCATGGCTTTGTCAACCTTTTTCCTCGATCCAGCAGCCTGCAGCTCTTGTTTTAGTTTAGTCATCTCCCGGTCATGGGTGGTTTCTCTAAGCTGTACTTCTAGGCGATAGATCTTTTCCTTCAAGGCTTCTATGGTCTGCTGTTGCAGCTCAATTTCTTTGTCAGCTTCTGTCATCACTCCAAGCATGGCCTCTGTCACGCTGACCCCACAATTTTTCATCTCAATAAGTGTCCCTACAGCTGCATCCTTACAGGACCTGGAGCCTCTGTGGTACACGACGATGTCGTTCATGTTCTCCTCAGCACCCACAGCCACAGACCGGCACTCGCCATTCTCCCTGAgctctgaggaggcctcacagcTGCTATCCTGGATCTTCTGCtccagggcttgcatgtctgctGTAAGCTGCCGGAACTCCTTTATCCTCTGCGTGCTCTGTTCTACGGtctccatttcttcctcctcATAGTCAATGTATAATTCCCCGCCACTTCTTCGGACCCGGGAGAGCTGTTCCAGCTGGGAGGCGTTCCCCGCACTGTAGGACCGCTTCCTCACACCACAGACATTGTTCTGGGATGCAGCCCTTTGGTTTTTCAGCTGTGAGGCCAACTGCCTTTTCTCTTCTTGCAAGACAGAGATCTTTACCTGGAGCACAGGGATGGTTCGCACCTGCTCCTCCAGCTCCTTCAAGCGTTTCAGAGCAATGGCCATCTGCTCGCGGATGTGCTGCAGGTGCATGGGGCTCACGTTGGTCACTGGGGTGGAGATCCCTGAGCTTAGGGGGCTGTGGCGGATGGAGCTCCCCATGGAGGAAGTGGTGGGAGCAGCTGGGGCATAGCTACCATAATCCCCATTACCTTGGTATCCATTCTGAAGCTGGTGCGTGGCAGGATTGTGGTTTCCAGAACCCATAAAAGAGGAGAGGGAGCTTGTGGAGCCCATGCCTCCAAAACTGGCCAGCCTGGGCCTTCTGAACTCACCCGGTGTCATCTGCATGGTGGCTCTCTCCTGTTCCAGTCTTCTCCGGGTCTCCATCAGTGTCTTGGTGACATGAAGGTTATGCTTTGGGAGTTGTGGTGAGGGAGGTGGCAGCTGTCGATTTTCTGGGATGGTAAGAAAAGGGAGTGAGGTCTCCAGAGGGGCAGGTGGCTTTGAGATTGGAGTTGATGCAACTTGACTTCTGGCTAGAAGGAAGTTGGGGCACTGCTTGTTGTCATCACTGTTGGAGGATGAGAGGGATTCAGTGGAGGTCCATATACCTTGCTGACCAGATGTGGTCCTGGGTTCTGGGCATGGCACGGATGGCTTCCGCCTCTTCTGGATGTTCAGTCTTTTGATAGTATTTCCCTTCTGTATGTCATCCACATATTTAAGGAAATCTAAGTCTAGTTGATAACCATAGGGGGTCTCCACAAAGTAAGGGTCTTTCTGTTTCTTGTCCTGGTCTCCATTGAGAATATCATCTGCTTTTCCtagaagagggagaaaagaataTTATAATGACATGCAATACACCTAATGGTAAAAACTAATATTTGTGTTTGTTGCAGCATAGCAAGCTGGTATGATTTTAAGAGTTGACACACCTATGTTTTAAACCTGGATCTACAACAATTGGgtaagcaagttttttttttttttttttttttgagacaagtcactctgtcacccaggctggagctgcaatggcgtgatcttggttcactgcagcctccgcctcctgggatcaagcaattctcctacctcagcctcctgagttgctggcattacaggggtgcaccaccatgcctggctaatttttacacttttagtagagacagggtttcaccatgttggccaggctggtctcgaactcctgaccttaggtgatccacccaccctggcctcccaaagtgctgggattacaggtgtgagccactgcgcccagcctggataaGCAAGTTAAtaaacctctctgaacttcagtttctcccTGAGTAAAAATGGAGATGCAAATATTTAACTCACAGGCTTAAAAACAATGTAATGAGATAatgattgtattattttttaaaattgtatcttagattcagggagtacatgtgcaggcttgttacaagGATATATTGTGTAATGATGAGCTTTGAGCTTCTAGTGTACACATCACCCAAATAGTAAACACTGTACtcaacaggtaatttttcaaccctcactacCCTCTTTCCCCACTTTTGTAGTCTAAAATGTCTACTATTTCCGtctttttccatctttatgtccatcaGTACTCAGAGATAACGATTAACAAGTCAAGCACATAGTAAGTccttactaaatatttttaaaagaattcattATAAAAGACAcgaaaggccgggcatggtggctcactcctgtaatcctagcactttgggaggccaaggcgggtggatcacctgaggtcaagagtttgagaccagcctggccaacacgtggtaaaacctcgtctctactaaaaatacaaaaattggctgggcatggtggcgggcgcctgtaatcccagttacttgggaggctgaggcaggagaattgcttgaatccaggaggtggaggctgcagtgaggcgaggtcgcaccattgcattctagagtgggcaatagagcaaaaactccgtctcaaaaataaataaataaataaataaaataaaaacaaaaagacatgaaAGCATTGTCCAGTAGATAATTTCATTGGTCATCTACAGTCTCTTGGAATATAGACAGCAGACATTAAGATTCCTGTTTTTCAAAGTGTTATCTGAGGCACAGAAAAAACCTAAAAGTCAGTAGCAGACAGACAAAGTCAGCAGCATAACAAGGAGGCCTGGGATGAGATGTCCCTGCTGCTGTCTTTTGCAGACTGGGCTGCCTTTCTAAATGGAGGTCAAGGGCACTCAGCTCCTGACTACCTCCATGGGCTTACAATTTGCCTTGGCACCTCCCTGGCTGAGAAAGCTGGGGCACGGGATATTTAGTGATTAACTCTGGCAGCATGAGTACaagcacacagaggaaagacttCAACTCTATTTTGTGTTTTCCACTTCTCAGTTTCTCtcctcatttaaaaacaaaaccaaaccctgTCTTAACTATAGGAAAAGTTTTCTCCGTGTAGACTTCTTTTGGACAAAACATTCCCTATCCCAGGAACACCTTGTTTTGTATTGTCATGAGTTCAAACAGATGCAAAGAATGAAGATAAGGGCAAAACCTACATACTCCAACCACTGGATCATgtggcactcagtaaatactaCTTGTGGCTAAACCAGACATTTAAAAGAGGAAATACAAGAACCTTTCAAAGTGCAGACCTTGTCGCTGACCTGGGCTATGCATTTCAAACTTAAAAGcaaggtcatttttatttttttgaattgtAGGATCAAGTCATGTGTTGTTTTCCCAGAGCCACACTAACAAGGTGTGCATTTTTAGAGCTATGGAAAGAACTCAAAAGCAATGAGTGAAAATGTAAGCCATCAGTCTCCTTGCCCTCTCCTGAGTATACAAACCCACTTGACTGCTGTCCAGTTTGAAGTAACTTCCAGCAAACCTGGCTGCTGTCTGCCCTCCCAACCCCCAGCACTGCCGAACATTTACACCCGACAGTGTGAATGCTATGAAGAACACTTCTGCCTCCATTTGCCCGCTTGCTTCccaaatgttgaaaagaaaagtacaaaaataagatTGCCAAGCAGAGGAATAAAAAGGACATATATTCCTTATGACccaatttaaaacaatattaaattgTTCTAGCTGTTCGATTCTAACACGTGTGGGAAGTGAATTCTATGTGAAAGACGTGCCCAGCAGCAGTCATGCTCTAGCCTAAGAATGGGAGGGCTGGTCGGGAGTGCTGTGCCTGGAAACTTGTGCTCATGTTAATAGAACGTAGCtgtcctctctttcctttttaactttcatCTCCACATGGAGAAGGTGAGTGATCACTCAAAATATGCAGCCAGACCTGTTTCCAGTACTGTCTGAAATTCCATAAACAAAGAGAAACTACAGCTTGGGTGTCAGGCAGGCTGATCTGGCCCTCCCGGGATGTGTGTGTGAGCCGGCGAGTCTAAGCTGGACTCCGGTAGAACTGTGGGGTCGCTGCGGTGGAGTAAAGTGGCCAAGCAGTGCACAGCCTTCTCGGCCAGCCACCCTCGCCCAGGCCCCCCTGGAATTCGACCAGCGGTGACCGCCCCACGCCACTCGCAGCTCACCTACCAGGTGGCGCCCGCTGCGCTCTCTGCCCGCCCGCGCTGCACCGCACACCAGCTCGCTCCCAGCTCACCCGGACCCAGCCTCAGACGTCCTCGATCCTCACCCCATAAGGAAAAGTTTCAACATTTGTGTAAACTTAGCCAGCCACGCACAAATGCCATAGGCTGAGTTTTCACCAATTAAGTCTCCCTCCGGCTGCAGTGACACCAcccccaccacactcagctgttCCGCATTCCCTGTTTTCTTAATGAAAACAGGAAACCGGTATCTTCTGAAAATGTGTGTTCTTCACTCCCGTTTTGccagttgatttttaaataaagctaGCACTTTAAGCATCTCTACAGAGAGGCTCTGTTTTTCCTATACTAGTCACTTCTGCATGAAAGAGTCTGTGTCCTCCTGCTCAGCCCTCGGTCACCTGAGGaggtgcagaggcacaatcagcCCCACTGTTCTCTGTGGGTTCTCAGGATCCCGGCAGCACTCACTGGCTTCAGAGCACTGCCCGACTCTTCTCAGCCCTGGGCTTATGACACGTGGCAAGTAGTTATCCTTTATCATTAATTTCAACTGAGCCTTTGCCACTGATGAAagcttcttaaaaaatgaaacaaaaacaaacctttttCCAGATAAAAAAGTACCACATGcttgtaaaacattaaaaaaaaaaaaaaaaaaagccacataaagataatttaaagaaCGTAAAAAACAAGGCACTCAGATCTTACCATCTAGTGGCAAGCGTTAATATTTTGGTGTAACTCCTAgtttttctatgtatttcttAACATAGCTACTTTTCCCACTTAGGATTTTCAGTAGGAAAGATGAACTGACTCAACATCAGTatttaaaacacaacaaaacatatCACAGTTTTTACCAAACCCTAACTGATCCATCTTTAGTTATTTCTTTAGTTCACCTTGTAGAAATCACAAAAGGCATGTATCACGTTGAATTACCCCCAAATGAACTTTAGACTCCTGGGAATCAGGAGAGGTTAGAATTTAACTAAGTTAGGCTTGCTTATTTCCTAATACTGCTCAAACCAGGCTACCCAAAGGACTTGTAATTCGAGTTTCATTCTCCAGCAAGTAAAAAAGTAAGATGTGTTTTCAAGGTGTCATTTTCACAAACAATTGTCCATGGTAAAAATTATTCTACAATAAAACTACCCGgtgtcattatttttttaatatcctGTTTTCTACTGTATGTTTACATACATCAACATAAATTAGGCACTTATGAGTCCCTGATTTATTTCCCAACTTTAACAAGACCAAAacacttttttgtcttttgtacCAGACTATAAGCACCCAGAGagcaaaaaatttaattaaaaaaaatttttttttggcagagcacgctggctcacgcctgtaatcccagcactttgggagaccgaggagggtggatcacttgaaggtcaggagctcgagaccaacctggccaacatggtgaaaccccatctctactaaaaatataaaaaattacccaagcatagtggcgggcacctgtaatcccagctacttgggaggctgaggcaggagaatcgcttgaacctgggaggtgaaggttgaggtgagccgagatcacaccattgcactccagcctgtgcaacaagagcaaaacttcatctccgcccccacccaaaaaaaaatacatatacatttttttttcattgcttccTCTCCCAACCACACACCAATTATCAACATGCTGGGAAGAAAGGAGATGTTTAACAATGTTTACTGAAGGAATAAATAACTGAATATATAGTATAACATAATAAActtgctagagtgcagtggcgccatcttggctcactgcaacctccacctccctggttcaagggattctcctgcctcagcctcctgaggagctgggattacaggtgcgtgccaccacgcccagctaatttttgtatttttagtagagatagggtttcactatgttggccaggctggtctcaaactcctgacctcaggtaatttgcctgccttggcctcccaaagtgctgggattacagctgtgagccactgtgcctggccaacagtaTAAGATAATAAACTTTGAACAACATCTTGATGTTCTGAAGACAGAAGTTGTTCGTTAAATATTAGTGTTAAGGACATTTCTTACATGATACTGTTTCAGTTGTTATCTTTAGGTTGTGGAATtatagatgatttttattttgttctttatattttataatttttacaacaCATGggtattgctctttttttttttttttttttttaagacagggtcccactctgttgcccaggctggagggcagtggtgcaatcatggctcactatagtctctatctcctgggctcaagtgatcctcccgcctcagcttcctgagtagctgggaactatAGGTAtgtagcaccatgcctggcttaaattatttttagtagagatgaggtcttgctattttgttcaggctggtcttgaactcctggcctcaagcaatcctcccacctcagcctctcaacatgctgggattacaggtataagccactatacctggcctgggcatttgtcttaaaatatattacaagaagTCACTGTTTGGAAGGCAAATGGAATTGACCGCAATAAACTGAGAAAGTTCACTTGGGAGGTGAATGAATGGGGGTGGCCATGGCAAAGACAGCTTGATGTTCTTTAGTATG from Pongo abelii isolate AG06213 chromosome 13, NHGRI_mPonAbe1-v2.0_pri, whole genome shotgun sequence includes these protein-coding regions:
- the KANK1 gene encoding KN motif and ankyrin repeat domain-containing protein 1 isoform X8 — its product is MAHITKVNGSASGKADDILNGDQDKKQKDPYFVETPYGYQLDLDFLKYVDDIQKGNTIKRLNIQKRRKPSVPCPEPRTTSGQQGIWTSTESLSSSNSDDNKQCPNFLLARSQVASTPISKPPAPLETSLPFLTIPENRQLPPPSPQLPKHNLHVTKTLMETRRRLEQERATMQMTPGEFRRPRLASFGGMGSTSSLSSFMGSGNHNPATHQLQNGYQGNGDYGSYAPAAPTTSSMGSSIRHSPLSSGISTPVTNVSPMHLQHIREQMAIALKRLKELEEQVRTIPVLQVKISVLQEEKRQLASQLKNQRAASQNNVCGVRKRSYSAGNASQLEQLSRVRRSGGELYIDYEEEEMETVEQSTQRIKEFRQLTADMQALEQKIQDSSCEASSELRENGECRSVAVGAEENMNDIVVYHRGSRSCKDAAVGTLIEMKNCGVSVTEAMLGVMTEADKEIELQQQTIEALKEKIYRLEVQLRETTHDREMTKLKQELQAAGSRKKVDKAMMAQPLVFSKVVEAVVQTRDQMVGSHTDLVDTCVGTSVETNSVGISCQPECKNKVVGPELPMNWWIVKERVEMHDQCVGRSVEMCDKSVSVEVSVCETGSNTEESVNDLTLLKTNLNLKEVRSIGCGDCSVDVTVCCPKECTSRGVNTEAVSQVEAAVMAVPHTADQNTSTDLEQVHQFTNTETATLIESCTNTCLSTLDKQTSTQTVETRTVAVGEGRVKDINSSTKTRSIGVGTLLSGHSGFDRPSAVKTKESGVGQININDNYLVGLKMRTIACGPPQLTVGLTASRRSVGVGDDPVGESLENPQPQASPGMMTGLDHYIERIQKLLAEQQTLLAENYSELAEAFGEPHSQIGSLNSQLISTLSSINSVMKSASTEELRNPDFQKTSLGKITGNYLGYTCKCGGLQSGNPLSSQTSQLEQEVGTSEGKPICSLDAFPTQEACTNNESTLKSIMKKKDGNKDSNGAKKNLQFVGINGGYELSEKMLSACNLLKNTINDPKALTSKDMRFCLNTLQHEWFRVSSQKSAIPAMVGDYLAAFEAISPDVLRYVINLADGNGNTALHYSVSHSNFEIVKLLLDADVCNVDHQNKAGYTPIMLAALAAVEAEKDMRVVEELFGCGDVNAKASQAGQTALMLAVSHGRIDMVKGLLACGADVNIQDDEGSTALMCASEHGHVEIVKLLLAQPGCNGHLEDNDGSTALSIALEAGHKDIAVLLYAHVNFAKAQSPVSVVHLAFVNRLKSTRLVDPLPPGIDGRQILC
- the KANK1 gene encoding KN motif and ankyrin repeat domain-containing protein 1 isoform X5; the encoded protein is MAHITKVNGSASGKADDILNGDQDKKQKDPYFVETPYGYQLDLDFLKYVDDIQKGNTIKRLNIQKRRKPSVPCPEPRTTSGQQGIWTSTESLSSSNSDDNKQCPNFLLARSQVASTPISKPPAPLETSLPFLTIPENRQLPPPSPQLPKHNLHVTKTLMETRRRLEQERATMQMTPGEFRRPRLASFGGMGSTSSLSSFMGSGNHNPATHQLQNGYQGNGDYGSYAPAAPTTSSMGSSIRHSPLSSGISTPVTNVSPMHLQHIREQMAIALKRLKELEEQVRTIPVLQVKISVLQEEKRQLASQLKNQRAASQNNVCGVRKRSYSAGNASQLEQLSRVRRSGGELYIDYEEEEMETVEQSTQRIKEFRQLTADMQALEQKIQDSSCEASSELRENGECRSVAVGAEENMNDIVVYHRGSRSCKDAAVGTLIEMKNCGVSVTEAMLGVMTEADKEIELQQQTIEALKEKIYRLEVQLRETTHDREMTKLKQELQAAGSRKKVDKAMMAQPLVFSKVVEAVVQTRDQMVGSHTDLVDTCVGTSVETNSVGISCQPECKNKVVGPELPMNWWIVKERVEMHDQCVGRSVEMCDKSVSVEVSVCETGSNTEESVNDLTLLKTNLNLKEVRSIGCGDCSVDVTVCCPKECTSRGVNTEAVSQVEAAVMAVPHTADQNTSTDLEQVHQFTNTETATLIESCTNTCLSTLDKQTSTQTVETRTVAVGEGRVKDINSSTKTRSIGVGTLLSGHSGFDRPSAVKTKESGVGQININDNYLVGLKMRTIACGPPQLTVGLTASRRSVGVGDDPVGESLENPQPQASPGMMTGLDHYIERIQKLLAEQQTLLAENYSELAEAFGEPHSQIGSLNSQLISTLSSINSVMKSASTEELRNPDFQKTSLGKITGNYLGYTCKCGGLQSGNPLSSQTSQLEQEVGTSEGKPICSLDAFPTQEGTLSPVNLTDDQIAAGLYACTNNESTLKSIMKKKDGNKDSNGAKKNLQFVGINGGYETTSSDDSSSDESSSSESDDECDVIEYPLEEEEEEEDEDTRGMAEGHHAVNIEGFKSARVEDEMQVQECEPEKVEIRERYELSEKMLSACNLLKNTINDPKALTSKDMRFCLNTLQHEWFRVSSQKSAIPAMVGDYLAAFEAISPDVLRYVINLADGNGNTALHYSVSHSNFEIVKLLLDADVCNVDHQNKAGYTPIMLAALAAVEAEKDMRVVEELFGCGDVNAKASQDGSTALSIALEAGHKDIAVLLYAHVNFAKAQSPGTPRLGRKTSPGPTHRGSFD
- the KANK1 gene encoding KN motif and ankyrin repeat domain-containing protein 1 isoform X7, producing MAHITKVNGSASGKADDILNGDQDKKQKDPYFVETPYGYQLDLDFLKYVDDIQKGNTIKRLNIQKRRKPSVPCPEPRTTSGQQGIWTSTESLSSSNSDDNKQCPNFLLARSQVASTPISKPPAPLETSLPFLTIPENRQLPPPSPQLPKHNLHVTKTLMETRRRLEQERATMQMTPGEFRRPRLASFGGMGSTSSLSSFMGSGNHNPATHQLQNGYQGNGDYGSYAPAAPTTSSMGSSIRHSPLSSGISTPVTNVSPMHLQHIREQMAIALKRLKELEEQVRTIPVLQVKISVLQEEKRQLASQLKNQRAASQNNVCGVRKRSYSAGNASQLEQLSRVRRSGGELYIDYEEEEMETVEQSTQRIKEFRQLTADMQALEQKIQDSSCEASSELRENGECRSVAVGAEENMNDIVVYHRGSRSCKDAAVGTLIEMKNCGVSVTEAMLGVMTEADKEIELQQQTIEALKEKIYRLEVQLRETTHDREMTKLKQELQAAGSRKKVDKAMMAQPLVFSKVVEAVVQTRDQMVGSHTDLVDTCVGTSVETNSVGISCQPECKNKVVGPELPMNWWIVKERVEMHDQCVGRSVEMCDKSVSVEVSVCETGSNTEESVNDLTLLKTNLNLKEVRSIGCGDCSVDVTVCCPKECTSRGVNTEAVSQVEAAVMAVPHTADQNTSTDLEQVHQFTNTETATLIESCTNTCLSTLDKQTSTQTVETRTVAVGEGRVKDINSSTKTRSIGVGTLLSGHSGFDRPSAVKTKESGVGQININDNYLVGLKMRTIACGPPQLTVGLTASRRSVGVGDDPVGESLENPQPQASPGMMTGLDHYIERIQKLLAEQQTLLAENYSELAEAFGEPHSQIGSLNSQLISTLSSINSVMKSASTEELRNPDFQKTSLGKITGNYLGYTCKCGGLQSGNPLSSQTSQLEQEVGTSEGKPICSLDAFPTQEGTLSPVNLTDDQIAAGLYACTNNESTLKSIMKKKDGNKDSNGAKKNLQFVGINGGYELSEKMLSACNLLKNTINDPKALTSKDMRFCLNTLQHEWFRVSSQKSAIPAMVGDYLAAFEAISPDVLRYVINLADGNGNTALHYSVSHSNFEIVKLLLDADVCNVDHQNKAGYTPIMLAALAAVEAEKDMRVVEELFGCGDVNAKASQAGQTALMLAVSHGRIDMVKGLLACGADVNIQDDEGSTALMCASEHGHVEIVKLLLAQPGCNGHLEDNDGSTALSIALEAGHKDIAVLLYAHVNFAKAQSPGTPRLGRKTSPGPTHRGSFD
- the KANK1 gene encoding KN motif and ankyrin repeat domain-containing protein 1 isoform X2, producing the protein MAHITKVNGSASGKADDILNGDQDKKQKDPYFVETPYGYQLDLDFLKYVDDIQKGNTIKRLNIQKRRKPSVPCPEPRTTSGQQGIWTSTESLSSSNSDDNKQCPNFLLARSQVASTPISKPPAPLETSLPFLTIPENRQLPPPSPQLPKHNLHVTKTLMETRRRLEQERATMQMTPGEFRRPRLASFGGMGSTSSLSSFMGSGNHNPATHQLQNGYQGNGDYGSYAPAAPTTSSMGSSIRHSPLSSGISTPVTNVSPMHLQHIREQMAIALKRLKELEEQVRTIPVLQVKISVLQEEKRQLASQLKNQRAASQNNVCGVRKRSYSAGNASQLEQLSRVRRSGGELYIDYEEEEMETVEQSTQRIKEFRQLTADMQALEQKIQDSSCEASSELRENGECRSVAVGAEENMNDIVVYHRGSRSCKDAAVGTLIEMKNCGVSVTEAMLGVMTEADKEIELQQQTIEALKEKIYRLEVQLRETTHDREMTKLKQELQAAGSRKKVDKAMMAQPLVFSKVVEAVVQTRDQMVGSHTDLVDTCVGTSVETNSVGISCQPECKNKVVGPELPMNWWIVKERVEMHDQCVGRSVEMCDKSVSVEVSVCETGSNTEESVNDLTLLKTNLNLKEVRSIGCGDCSVDVTVCCPKECTSRGVNTEAVSQVEAAVMAVPHTADQNTSTDLEQVHQFTNTETATLIESCTNTCLSTLDKQTSTQTVETRTVAVGEGRVKDINSSTKTRSIGVGTLLSGHSGFDRPSAVKTKESGVGQININDNYLVGLKMRTIACGPPQLTVGLTASRRSVGVGDDPVGESLENPQPQASPGMMTGLDHYIERIQKLLAEQQTLLAENYSELAEAFGEPHSQIGSLNSQLISTLSSINSVMKSASTEELRNPDFQKTSLGKITGNYLGYTCKCGGLQSGNPLSSQTSQLEQEVGTSEGKPICSLDAFPTQEGTLSPVNLTDDQIAAGLYACTNNESTLKSIMKKKDGNKDSNGAKKNLQFVGINGGYETTSSDDSSSDESSSSESDDECDVIEYPLEEEEEEEDEDTRGMAEGHHAVNIEGFKSARVEDEMQVQECEPEKVEIRERYELSEKMLSACNLLKNTINDPKALTSKDMRFCLNTLQHEWFRVSSQKSAIPAMVGDYLAAFEAISPDVLRYVINLADGNGNTALHYSVSHSNFEIVKLLLDADVCNVDHQNKAGYTPIMLAALAAVEAEKDMRVVEELFGCGDVNAKASQAGQTALMLAVSHGRIDMVKGLLACGADVNIQDDEGSTALMCASEHGHVEIVKLLLAQPGCNGHLEDNDGSTALSIALEAGHKDIAVLLYAHVNFAKAQSPGTPRLGRKTSPGPTHRGSFD